The window CGGTCGCCGCATCCTCTCCGCCGTCCTGTTCGGCGCCCTCCTCATCGGGGGCATCCTCCTGCGTCCCGACGACCCGGTCTTCGGGACCATCCTGCTCCTCGCCGCCGTGCCGCCGCTTCTCCATGCGCTCCTGGCGGGCGTACTGGGGTCCCGCGGGCCGGTGTGATGAAGGCGCGATGGTTTCAAGCGAATCCATAGGTCGGCGTCGGTAGCGTGGTGCGCGCAAGGGGAGTACTCCCGATCGCGGTGGACCCGTCAGTACGAACGCCAGGTGGCGTTCCGGCCCACCGGCCCGTGAGGGTGGAGGAGACCTTGACGTTCAGAAGGGATCGTCATGAGCAAGCTCTCCAAACTCATCGGCATGGCAGCCAAGGCCCTGGACAGCCAGGGCGGCAGCACCCAGGGGGCGTCGTCCTCGTCGTCGGACTGGCGCGGCATCGTCCGCAGCGCCGCCGGTGCCCTGACCGGTGACGGCCGGCCCGCCGCCGGGACGGCACCTGCGACCCCGTCCGCGTCGCCGGCGCCGCGGAGCCGACCGTCGACCATGCCCCCGGTCGCCGGCTCGCCGTCCCGGCCGAGCGAGGCCGACCGCGCGGCGATCGCCCGCTACGACTACCTCATGCAGACGGCCGATCCGCACCAGGTCGAGCAGATCCATCGCGAGGCGTTCGCACGGCTGACCCCCCAGCAGCGGCAGCAGATCGAGTCGCGCATGCGGACCGAGTTCCCGCCGTCCGAGCGCCCGCGGTCGGCGGCCCCCGAGGATCTCGCCCGCGCGGCGGGACGCGCGGAGGCCCTGCGTCCGGGCCGCATGCGGGGGCTCCTCGGCCGCGTCGGCGGCGGTGCGGCGATGGTCGGGGCCGGCGGTCTCGCCGTCGGCGTCCTCGGGGCCGTGGCAGGGGCCGCGGTCGTCAGCTCGGTGGCCGCCCCGCTCCTCGAGCAGGCCGCCGGATTCGGCGTCGACTTCGATGCCCTCGCCGACGGCGTCGATCTCACCGGCCTCGCCGACGGCGTCGACGCCTCGAGCTTCGCCGAGAGCGCGGAGGGGATCGTCGGGGGCACCGGCGACGTCGTGTCGGGGTTCGGCGATCAGGTCTCGAGTTTCGGCGACCAGTTCGGCTCGCTCGGCGACCTGTTCGGGCGCTGAGTCACGCCATCCGGTCGCGGCCGGGTCATCCGTGATCTGCGGCAGACCGTGACGCGGATCGACCCCGTGGGCGTCCGGGTCTGAGACCATGGAGGTCGTGCACGTGGTATCGCTGGTGGTGAACCTCCCCATCGCGAAACCGGACGCGCTCGCCGTCATCGCCCTGGTGTCGGACGGTGAGGTGCTCGACGCCGGATCCGCCGACCCGCGGGTGTGGGTGAGCCCTCGGTCGTGGGCGATGGTGGATCTGCCGCGTTTCGCCGAGCCGCCGCCGTTCGCCGTCGACGTCTGCTCGCACGAACCGGCGGCAGCGCGCGAGGACGCCCGACGGCTCGCCGTCGCCCTCGAACGCGTCGGCTGGCGGATCGAACCCTTCGGTGATCCGCCAGCCGAGTGACGTGCGATGCCGCCTCGAGGTCAGTACCAGCCGACCGACTGCGAGTGGCTCCATGCGCCGCAGGGGGTGCCGTAGCGGCCCGAGATGTAGCCGAGGCCCCACGAGATCTGCGTCGCAGCGTTGGTCTGCCAGTCGGCGCCGGCCGAGGCCATCTTGCTGCCGGGGAGGGCCTGAGGGATGCCGAACGCGCCGCTCGAGCGGTTGTAGGCCTGGTAGTTCCAGCCCGACTCCTTGTTCCACAGCGACACCAGGCACGAGAACTGGTCGTCGCCCCAGCCATAGTTCCCGAGCATCGCGCGGGCGGTCGCCTGCGCACCCGCGGGGCTGTTGTCGCCGCCGGTGCTGCCGCCGGTCGGGATGAATCCGCCACCGCTGCTGCTGCCGGCCGAGGTGCTCTCCGCCAGGGCTGCGGCCTCCGCGGCTGCCGCGGCGGCCGCGGCTTCGGCCTCGAGGCGCGCCTTCTCGGCGGCCTCTTCCTCAGCCTTCTTCGCCAGAGCGCCGTCGAGGCTGCCGCGCAGCTGGCTGACCCGCTGATCGACCGCGGCCACGGCCTCGGTGACGTCGTCGGCGATGTCGGGGAGGAACGCGGCGGGAAGGATGTCGGCGGACTCGAGTCGATCGAGGGCCGCCTCGAGCTCCGCGGTGTCGACCGTGGGATCGGCGTCGCCGATGTCGAGGGCGGCGGCCTGGATGTCGGCCTCGATCGTCTCAGCGGCCGCGAGGGCCTGGCCGGCCGCGTCGGTCGCCGTGGCGTCGATACCGGCCGTCTCGCCCTCGGCGGCTCCGTCCGCTTCGCCCGAGACGAGCGGCGAGGCCTGGGAGGTCGAGTAGGAGGCGAGGGTGACCGGCCCGAAGGCGGTGGTCGTCGAGGCGGCCGCGGTCGGGGCGGTCGCGGTGATGCCGATCGCTGCGAGGACCGAGAAGCTCAGGCCGGCGACGACGAGGGCGGGCCGGCGACGAGAGCGCCGGTCAGCGGCGCGACGGGCGCGGCGGGCGGAGGTGGTCGTCGTGGTGGAGCGCATGAAGTACCGGTTTCGTGTCGGGGGATGCGTCTTCGGGTGACGCGGCACGCGCCCGGGCGGGGCACAAGTCCCCGAGTCTGGTGCCTGAGTCTGGACGCTTCCCGTGCGTTACCTGAACGTGATCTTCCGCGCCCCGGTTCGGAAAAGTCCTGATCGCGGGACCGCGGGGCGGATGTCGGGGTGCCGCGTACGCTGTCAGGGTGACTCCAGCTCCGGCGGCGGACGCCGCGCGACAGGCTCTTCGCGACCTCGTCCGCGCCGCTGCGGTCGACCCACGACGCGGCCTGGGCGACCGGGTGGCGGGGCTTCCCGGGGTCGCGGACGCACGCGACGCGGCCGTGCTGATCCTCTTCGGAATCCTCGACGCCGAGCCGAGCGCCGCGGGTGACAGCGCCGTGGCCGACGAGGTCGACACCGTCTCGCGCGACCTGGACGTCCTGCTCCTCGCCCGGGCGCTCACCCTCCGCTCGCATCCGGGGCAGATCGCCTTCCCCGGCGGACGCGTGGACGATGACGACGACGGGCCCGTCGGCGCGGCCCTGCGCGAAGCGCAGGAGGAGACCGGTCTCGACCCCGACGGAGTCGAGGTCCTCGGCACGCTCGGACAGATTCCGCTGGAGTACTCCCGGCATCTCGTCACGCCCGTCATCGGATGGTGGCGCCGCCCGTCCCCGGTGCGGGTGGTCGACGAGGCCGAGTCGGCGCACGTCTTCCGGGCGCCGGTCGCCGACCTTCTCGACCCGGCCAACCGCGGGGTGACCGTCATCCGTCGCGAGGGCCGCGAGTGGCGCGGGCCGGGCTTCCTCGTCCGGGATGGCGCGCGCGAGCACCTGGTCTGGGGCTTCACGGGAATGCTGCTGGACGGCGTGTTCGACAGCCTCGGCTGGACGCGTCCCTGGGATGCCTCGCGAGAGCTCCCCCTGCTGCTGCCCGAGGAGGCTAGCCGCCCATCTCCGGCAGCGGGGTGATGACCGCGAGCGACCCGGCTTCCTGGCAGGCCGCCGTGGCCGCGTTGATGGCGTCGATGTAGCCCTGGTTCGAGCCCGACGGGTCGGCGGCGGCCTGCACCTGGACCTCGTAGATGAAGGGCGTGATCTCGGTGTCGTAGGTCGGCATGTACACCCAGGCGTCCTGCAGGGCCTGGAGGCGCGAGACGTACTCGACCTCGTCGATCCGCCTGGTCTGGTACTCGAAGTTGGTGCGGATCGCCACGCCGCTGAGCGCGCTGATCTGCCCGCATTCCCACGCGAGCACCGGGTCCGGGCCCGTCGGCGTCGGGGCGATCGGCGCCGTGGGTGTGGGCGTCGGTGTCTGACCGTCCGCCGCGATGCGTTCGACGATCCCGCACCCCGACAGGGCGCCGGTGATGGCGAGGCTCGCCCCTGCGACAGCCAGAACCCGCATGATGCGGCTCGGCACCCGGCCCGTGTCGCGGTCGCCCGCCGTCGCCCATCCGTGAAGCGCTCCCATGCGGCATCCCCCTCTTCCCGCCGCCAGCCTACGAGCACTGACAGCGTTGGCGGGAGTGCGCCCGGATCACACCGTGTGAGGGGAGCCCGAGCGCCGGCCGAATCGGGCAGCGGCCTCCGCGCGATTCGCCGCCCCCACCTTCGCGAGGATCGCAGAGACGTGCACCGACGCCGTCTTGGGACTGATGTAGAGGCGTGCACCGATCTGCGCATTGGTCAGACCTTCGGCGACGAGTTCGAGCACCTGACGCTCGCGGGGCGTGAGACCCGTCAAACCTCCGTCGTCCGACGTTTCCACGGCGCGACCGGTGGGTCGGCGAAGGCCCGCGCGATCGGCCAGATGATCCGCCCAGCGTGCGATCCTCGCGACCCCGAGCCGCGGGGCGTCGGCGGAGATGGCTGCGAGGTGCGTCGCCGCGGTATCGCGGTCGCCGGCATCGATGAGCGCTGCGGCGAGGCTCAGTCGGGCGATCTGATGGTGTCGCACCGGGATGACGCCGATCTGCGTCTTCTCGACGACCTCGTTCCACCGTCGCACCCGTTCCTCGGCATCGCGGTGGTCGGCGTCGGCGAGCGTGGCGTCGATGACGTCGATGATCACCGGTGTCACGCCCGTGCGCGGCCACTCGCGCATCGCGCCGTCGATCGCACGGCGAAGCGAGGAGACGTCGATGGATGCGTCGCCGCCGACGTCTGCAGGCGACAGTGCGCGCACCATCATGGCTGCCGCGACCGTCGCGTATCGCCGCGCCCCCGCGGCGTGCCCTTCGCCGATGACGTGCCGGATGCTGTCGATCCGCTGCACCCAGGGATCTCGGCTCTTCTCGTCGAGTGTCGTCCGCAGCCCGGACGAGGACAGCAGGACCGCGTCGACCGCCTCCACCTCCCACCAGTCGTGCTTCCCAGGAACGGCTCGACGGACCTCGTCGATCATGGCGCGCTCGGCGGCCAGCAGGGCTTCACGCTCCGTGAGCTGATCGTTCCAGGAGTAGTGGGTCGCGAGGAGGCGGATGACGGAGGCGCGCGAGGGTCTGTCCAAGAGTCGTCGTGCGCGCTGGGCGTACCGCTTCGCCTCGTCCGGTCGTCCGCCGCAGAACTGGGCGTGGGCGATCTGCATGGCGATCGATCCCCCCGCGCCGCGTTCGATCCCGCCGCGGACGGCGTCGGCGAAGAGACGCTCTCCGACGAGCGCCGCCTCGTCATAACGCCCCAGCCGGGCCAGCAGGTCGATGTATGCGGCGCCCACGTATGCCCGCACCGCGGGATTGACCCGGAGCCCGATCGCCCGCTCGAGCGGCGTCAGCGCCGCGACCTCGTCGCCGTCGCTGTCGGAGTGCAGCCAGGACTCGTTCACCAGGGCGACGGCCAGGGCGGCGTCATCCCCGGCGCCCTCGGCGAGGTCGATGGCCCGCCGCAGATAGTCCTGTGCCCTGCCGTCGCCGAGCTCCAGCGCGAGATTCGACAGGATGCGCGAGTGCAACACACGCGCGTGGTCGGTGTCGATCCCCTCGAGCAGGCTGATGGCCTCGAGCAGTTCTTCGCGCTGCGGGTCATGGTGCGTGTTGAACTCCTGCACGAACTTCTGGCGGATCAGCGCCGCGCGGACGATCGGATCCTCGGGCTCCGCGGCGAGGCCCTCGAGCGCCGCTCGCAACGCACGATCGGGGTCGCCCAGGTCGTGCCAGTCCTGCGCGGCGCTGAGATGAAGTGCCGCCAGCGTCGTGCCCGATCGCATCGCCGCATCGGGCACCTGCCCCCACAGTTCCGTCAAGCGTTCGGCGAGCTTCACCGACGTTGCGGGAGCGAACGTCGCGCGTGACTGCTCCAGCGCCCGCACGGTTGCGTCGAACGCCGGCCCGAGTTCGCGCGCGACGAGCCAGTGCTCGGCGATCGCGGACACCGCTTCCGGTGCGTCGCCGCGATGGTCGGTGAGGTGACGGGCGAAGCGCCGGTGCACGCGAACCCGCTCACTGGGCAGCATCTCGTCGTGGACGGCCTCCTGGGTCAGCGCGTGCCGGAACGTGTAGCCGGAGGCCTCGGCGACGATGACGCGGGCATCGATCGCGTCGCGGAGAGCCTGGTCGAGGGTCCGCTCGTCGTGCCCGGCCACCGCGGTCAGCGTGTCGTGCTCGGTGTGCATGCCGCCCGCGGCCATCACCCTCACGATCTCCTGCGCGGTGTCGTCAAGCCTGCTGTATCGCGCGAGGACGAGCTCGCGCAGTGTGTCGGGGAGGTGCGCCTCGCCGAGATCGACGAGCTCCTCGACGAGGAAGGGGATCCCGCCGCTGCGGTCGATGAGGGCCCGCAGCTCGGTCTCGGGAGGATCGACCCGGGCGAGGAGGCTGACCTGCTCTGCCACCTCGCCGGGGCTCAACGGCAGCACCTCGACCCGGACGATCGCTCGCGTCCGGTCGAGTTCGGCCAGGACGGGACGCAGGGGATGGAAGCGGTCGATGTCATCCGAGCGATAGGTCGCCACGATCGTCAGGTGCCGACCGCGCAAGGTGCTGGCGAAGGTCTTCAGGAGTGCCAGCGTGGCCGCATCCGCCCACTGAAGGTCTTCGATCACGACCACCAGGTGCCGGCTGGCCGACAGGTTCTCCAGCACCACCTCGATGGCCTCGGCGAACTGACCGATCAGCTCTTCGGGCGAGGGGATCTCGGCGGTGACGCCGGGAACGAAGGCGGCGATGGTCGCCAGGGCGGCGGGCGAGCCCGCTGCATGGCGGAGCGCTTCGGTTCCGACAGCGGCGTGGAGGTCGCGCAGGACCCGACGGATGGGCCCGAAGGGTGCGCCGATCGGACCGAGATCGACGCATTGACCGACGGCGACCACGACCGGCAGATCGGGGCGCTCGCGGCGCCCGGCCTCCCTGACGAACTCCTGGATCAGTCGGGTCTTGCCGATGCCCGCCTCGCCACGCACGATGACGGATCGAGGTGTGCCGTCGCGGCCGTCATCCAGGGCGCGCAGCAGCGCACCGAGTTCGTCACCACGACCGACCATCCGAGGGCTCGAGGCGAGGGTGGGCATGCTCATATCGTGGCACTCACCTCCGACAGCGTCGACGGGATCCGCGTGCCGTCGGACCGGTCCCCAGCGCGGACGGGCGGGCTCGGATCATGCCGCGGGTCCGGCGAGCCCGAACCGGCCGGCATGCGGTGCCGATCGGTCGGCTCGGGGGCCGTCGGCCCGGGGTTCGCCCCCCTCCGTCCGCTGGGCCCGGGCCTCACGCATCCGGAGCTCGGCGCGAAGCGCCTCCGCACGCTGTGCCGCGATCCGGCTGGCGGCGTACGTCATCGCGTCCATGTCGCTCTCCCGTCCTCAGGTCTGACAGGGTCGACTCTGCTCCCTAAGGTGGCCGCCCCCCATCGGGCGATCGCCCTATTTCGGGGCCACGCGATCACGTCTGGTCTGAGGGCAGCTGCGGCGTCGGCGCCTCGGGCCATACTCGACGGATGGTGCACCGACTCAGCCGCGACCAGGCGCGACGCATCATCGTGCGCGCGCAGCTGCTCGACGCCGACCGACCCGGCGATGTCGTCGAGGTCGCCGAGCAGCTGGGATACGTCAAGATCGACCCGACCGCGGTCATCGCGCCCTGCGAGCACACCGTGCTGTGGTCGCGGATCGGATGGTCGTACGAGACCGGACAGCTGAAGAAGGCCGTGGAGATCGACCGGCTCCTCTTCGAGTTCCAAGGCGCGTTCCGCCCCATGAGCCTGCTGCCGCTGCTTCGCCCGGGGATGCGCCGGCACCCCGAGCGCGAGAGCAGCCGGCAGTGGCTCGAGGCGAACGCGGGGTTCCGCGCCGATGTCCTGGCGCGGCTGCGGGCGGAGGGTCCGTTGACCTCACGGGAGATCCCCGACACCGCCGCCGAGGCGCGACGGCCCGACGGATGGTCGGGGTCGAATCAGGTGCCGCTCATGCTC of the Microbacterium invictum genome contains:
- a CDS encoding cation-transporting ATPase — its product is MSKLSKLIGMAAKALDSQGGSTQGASSSSSDWRGIVRSAAGALTGDGRPAAGTAPATPSASPAPRSRPSTMPPVAGSPSRPSEADRAAIARYDYLMQTADPHQVEQIHREAFARLTPQQRQQIESRMRTEFPPSERPRSAAPEDLARAAGRAEALRPGRMRGLLGRVGGGAAMVGAGGLAVGVLGAVAGAAVVSSVAAPLLEQAAGFGVDFDALADGVDLTGLADGVDASSFAESAEGIVGGTGDVVSGFGDQVSSFGDQFGSLGDLFGR
- a CDS encoding lytic transglycosylase domain-containing protein — translated: MRSTTTTTSARRARRAADRRSRRRPALVVAGLSFSVLAAIGITATAPTAAASTTTAFGPVTLASYSTSQASPLVSGEADGAAEGETAGIDATATDAAGQALAAAETIEADIQAAALDIGDADPTVDTAELEAALDRLESADILPAAFLPDIADDVTEAVAAVDQRVSQLRGSLDGALAKKAEEEAAEKARLEAEAAAAAAAAEAAALAESTSAGSSSGGGFIPTGGSTGGDNSPAGAQATARAMLGNYGWGDDQFSCLVSLWNKESGWNYQAYNRSSGAFGIPQALPGSKMASAGADWQTNAATQISWGLGYISGRYGTPCGAWSHSQSVGWY
- a CDS encoding NUDIX hydrolase, with amino-acid sequence MTPAPAADAARQALRDLVRAAAVDPRRGLGDRVAGLPGVADARDAAVLILFGILDAEPSAAGDSAVADEVDTVSRDLDVLLLARALTLRSHPGQIAFPGGRVDDDDDGPVGAALREAQEETGLDPDGVEVLGTLGQIPLEYSRHLVTPVIGWWRRPSPVRVVDEAESAHVFRAPVADLLDPANRGVTVIRREGREWRGPGFLVRDGAREHLVWGFTGMLLDGVFDSLGWTRPWDASRELPLLLPEEASRPSPAAG
- a CDS encoding helix-turn-helix transcriptional regulator, translating into MPTLASSPRMVGRGDELGALLRALDDGRDGTPRSVIVRGEAGIGKTRLIQEFVREAGRRERPDLPVVVAVGQCVDLGPIGAPFGPIRRVLRDLHAAVGTEALRHAAGSPAALATIAAFVPGVTAEIPSPEELIGQFAEAIEVVLENLSASRHLVVVIEDLQWADAATLALLKTFASTLRGRHLTIVATYRSDDIDRFHPLRPVLAELDRTRAIVRVEVLPLSPGEVAEQVSLLARVDPPETELRALIDRSGGIPFLVEELVDLGEAHLPDTLRELVLARYSRLDDTAQEIVRVMAAGGMHTEHDTLTAVAGHDERTLDQALRDAIDARVIVAEASGYTFRHALTQEAVHDEMLPSERVRVHRRFARHLTDHRGDAPEAVSAIAEHWLVARELGPAFDATVRALEQSRATFAPATSVKLAERLTELWGQVPDAAMRSGTTLAALHLSAAQDWHDLGDPDRALRAALEGLAAEPEDPIVRAALIRQKFVQEFNTHHDPQREELLEAISLLEGIDTDHARVLHSRILSNLALELGDGRAQDYLRRAIDLAEGAGDDAALAVALVNESWLHSDSDGDEVAALTPLERAIGLRVNPAVRAYVGAAYIDLLARLGRYDEAALVGERLFADAVRGGIERGAGGSIAMQIAHAQFCGGRPDEAKRYAQRARRLLDRPSRASVIRLLATHYSWNDQLTEREALLAAERAMIDEVRRAVPGKHDWWEVEAVDAVLLSSSGLRTTLDEKSRDPWVQRIDSIRHVIGEGHAAGARRYATVAAAMMVRALSPADVGGDASIDVSSLRRAIDGAMREWPRTGVTPVIIDVIDATLADADHRDAEERVRRWNEVVEKTQIGVIPVRHHQIARLSLAAALIDAGDRDTAATHLAAISADAPRLGVARIARWADHLADRAGLRRPTGRAVETSDDGGLTGLTPRERQVLELVAEGLTNAQIGARLYISPKTASVHVSAILAKVGAANRAEAAARFGRRSGSPHTV